ATTCACTTGTTTGCACATTATTTTTAAGAAACTAGGTTTAAGGCATAAAAAACCTATGTTCCATTGTATGCAAGGATATAGAAAAACGTGACAATTATTAGAGAGAAAATCTGCCCAATTTTCGTGCAACGTGATGCACAAAAAAATGCCTCAGCAATTTGCTAAGGCATTTTTTCTTTATGAGCAGCTAGATCCAGGGCTGTTTCGCACCTGTGAACCTGTTTCACCGCGCAGTAAATCACCATCTGTTGACACAATAATTTCATCTGTTACTGTGTTTGAAATAGTGTTAGCGACAAGTTGAAGCAAATCATTCACGTTTATTTGAGACTCTTGAAACTGCTGAATAATCGGCAGTTCATCCAGCTCTTCCTGTAAACGATCGATTTTTGCCTCCACTTGTTTTAACGCTTCTGTCTTACCATAATGTTGGAAATTAACAGCTTGTTTTTGCAAACTTTTAATGCTTGCAATGGTTTCACGCACTTTTTGATTTTCGTTAAGCTGAGCTTCGGCACGCTTGAAGAAATCTACTTCTTCCGTTTCAGCGATCATTTTTGCCAGCTCTTGAGCACGTTTAATTACGTCACTCTTGTTATACTGCGCCATATTACTTCACCTCTGCTGTTTCTTCTACCATTTCCCCGTTTAATGTCCATGTTTTGGCTTTTGTAACTTTTACTTTTACAAGTTGCCCAATCACTGACTTAGGTGCTTTGAAGTTTACAAGCTTACTTTTTTCCGTGTAGCCTGCTAATACTTCCGGATTATTTTTACTTTCACCTTCTACTAATACTTCGACAACTTTACCTTCATATTCCTTCAATTTCTTTGCAGAAATTTCATTTACAAGAGCATTTAAACGCTGAAGACGCTCTTTTTTCACTTCCATTGGTACGTTGTCTTGCATCTTAGCAGCCGGCGTACCTTCACGAGGTGAATAAATAAACGTATAAGCACTATCAAATTCAACCTCACGATATAGCGACATTGTTTCTTCAAACTGCTCATCCGTTTCATTTGGGAAACCAACAATAATATCAGTTGTTAATGATGCCGTTGGAATGGCTTCTTTAATTTTACGAACAAGCTCTAAATAATGTTCACGAGAATATTTTCGTGCCATAATTTTTAAGATATCACTGCTTCCTGATTGAACAGGCAAGTGAATGTGATCGACAAGATTTCCACCTTTAGCAAGAACTTCAATTAAACGGTCATCAAAGTCACGAGGATGACTTGTTGTAAAACGGATACGAGCAACGTCAATTTTACGGATTTCGTCCATTAAGTCGCCTAAGCCGTACGTCATGTCTTCAAAATCTTTTCCGTATGCATTAACGTTTTGGCCTAGAAGCGTAATTTCTTTGTAGCCTTGAGCAGCTAAATGACGTACTTCTTGGATAATATCTTCTGGACGGCGGCTTCGTTCTTTTCCTCGCGTATACGGAACGATACAGTACGTACAGAACTTGTCACAGCCGTACATGATGTTAACCCATGCTTTGACGCTGCCTTTACGTGCTCTTGGAAGGTTTTCAATAACGTCCCCTTCTTTAGACCATACTTCAATCACCATTTCTTTTGCTAAGTATGCTTCGTTCAAAATGTGAGGCAAACGGTGAATGTTATGTGTACCAAAAATCATATCCACGTGCTGATGTTTTTGTAAAATTTTATTTACAACTGACTCTTCTTGAGACATACATCCGCAGACGCCGATTAATAGCTCAGGACGCTCGCGCTTTAAGGCCTTCAAGTGTCCTAATTCACCAAACACTTTATTTTCCGCATTTTCACGGATCGCACACGTATTCAATAAAATAACATGAGCATCTTCAACAGAGTCAGTCGGCTCGTAGCCAAGGCCTAGAAAAATACCAGCCATTACTTCTGTATCGTGCTCATTCATTTGACAGCCGTACGTACGGATATAAAACTTACGTCCCTGTCCCATTCCATGAAACTGTTCATCGATTGCAAAATCGTTGTGATAGGAAACTTCTTCTTTTCCTCGTTTTTTCGCATCTTTTAAAGAAGGTGGCATGTATACTGTTTGAAAATATTTGCTGTAATCCTTTTCGGATTTTTTGTCCGCTGGATTAACTTGGTTGCTTTCTAAACGTTGTTTTTCGTTCATAAAAAAATCTCCTTTCGCCATGACAATTGTCACGTTGCACCTGTAAATCGCAAAAAAATGTGACAGCCTTATGCTTATGCATAAAACTCATCACATTAACATAGTATATAACTTTCAAGTAGCGAACACAATCATATACCTATTTTCTATACCTATCACTATGAAAAAATCCGAACGAGCTGGATTCTCCATTAAGAATCTCAATTTACCGTTCGGATTTTCCCTCTACTAAACTGCTTTTATTGCAGCCTCTTTTACATAAATTCAGCCACTAGCTCATCAAATTTTTCCTCAGTCATACCTAAGTCTGCTTTTGACAGCGGCTCTTCACTATAGCCGTGAACAAGCTGCTGATACGACGGCTGATGCGCATTTTGATAAATAAGCCCTGTTACTAAGCCATTATGCTCCATTAACGTCTGCATAGCTTGCATACGATTGTTTGCATCATAACCTTCAATTGTGCTAAGACTAGTTAGGTTTTCTTTAAACCAATCATACGTGTTCACTTTGTTATACGTTACGCACGGGCTAAATACGTTAATTAAAGAAAAACCTTTATGCTGAATGCCTTGTTCAATTAAGCTTGTTAACTCTTTTAAATTCGTTGAAAAGCTTTGCGCTACAAACGTTGCCCCGGAAGTTAACGCCAGCTCCATGACAGATAAAGACGACTCAATTGATCCTTCAGGCGTACTTTTTGTCTTGAATCCTACTTCACTGCGAGGAGATGTTTGTCCTT
The genomic region above belongs to Priestia megaterium and contains:
- a CDS encoding RicAFT regulatory complex protein RicA family protein encodes the protein MAQYNKSDVIKRAQELAKMIAETEEVDFFKRAEAQLNENQKVRETIASIKSLQKQAVNFQHYGKTEALKQVEAKIDRLQEELDELPIIQQFQESQINVNDLLQLVANTISNTVTDEIIVSTDGDLLRGETGSQVRNSPGSSCS
- the miaB gene encoding tRNA (N6-isopentenyl adenosine(37)-C2)-methylthiotransferase MiaB → MNEKQRLESNQVNPADKKSEKDYSKYFQTVYMPPSLKDAKKRGKEEVSYHNDFAIDEQFHGMGQGRKFYIRTYGCQMNEHDTEVMAGIFLGLGYEPTDSVEDAHVILLNTCAIRENAENKVFGELGHLKALKRERPELLIGVCGCMSQEESVVNKILQKHQHVDMIFGTHNIHRLPHILNEAYLAKEMVIEVWSKEGDVIENLPRARKGSVKAWVNIMYGCDKFCTYCIVPYTRGKERSRRPEDIIQEVRHLAAQGYKEITLLGQNVNAYGKDFEDMTYGLGDLMDEIRKIDVARIRFTTSHPRDFDDRLIEVLAKGGNLVDHIHLPVQSGSSDILKIMARKYSREHYLELVRKIKEAIPTASLTTDIIVGFPNETDEQFEETMSLYREVEFDSAYTFIYSPREGTPAAKMQDNVPMEVKKERLQRLNALVNEISAKKLKEYEGKVVEVLVEGESKNNPEVLAGYTEKSKLVNFKAPKSVIGQLVKVKVTKAKTWTLNGEMVEETAEVK
- a CDS encoding 2-oxoacid:ferredoxin oxidoreductase subunit beta, which codes for MATFKDFRNSVKPNWCPGCGDFSVQAAIQRASANVGLEPHELAVISGIGCSGRISGYINSYGFHGIHGRALPIAQGVKMANRDLTVIASGGDGDGFAIGMGHTVHAIRRNIDVTYIVMDNQIYGLTKGQTSPRSEVGFKTKSTPEGSIESSLSVMELALTSGATFVAQSFSTNLKELTSLIEQGIQHKGFSLINVFSPCVTYNKVNTYDWFKENLTSLSTIEGYDANNRMQAMQTLMEHNGLVTGLIYQNAHQPSYQQLVHGYSEEPLSKADLGMTEEKFDELVAEFM